CCCTCTGGCTTCAGTGTCTTGGATTTTACTTTAGATCAGattgattatcttcattattatttttgataaaaaTTTTGGTATGAAGCATTTGTGTTCAAAGTCTTAATATgtagatctatatttatatttggcaATTGTATACATGTCATGTAAAATGTCTATTCAAACAGATGCAGAGAGTACAAAGATAGCGAGGGTCACGTCCTTGTATTTGCTGTGAAGAAAGGTACAGACTCCACCATATTTTGGAAAGCAACAGTTCGTATTGCATGTGTGAAACTCAATACATCAACGAATAAAGTCTTGTCTTACAGGCTTCTCAATATACGACAATTTCTACAGGTACGTATCAATGGAAAATGCATTTAGATAATTACATGGAATGTGAATTTCATATACAAATGTCTGATTAGTGAAGCTACTATAGGATTTTGTTTAGAAATCTTAGAAAAAAATTTTGTTGTCATTCATGAGAAATGTTTGATAAAGAAATCTAGATGATATGCCTTGATTCATATGAGGAAATTCAAGTATTTTATACAGTAttaaattttctccttttttctttcatttttttcaggtATTCCGTCGTATAACATACGAGTGCACAGGTGGTTCCTTAGGTGGTGTTGAAGGCATGCTTGGTGTTGATTCTGCAGGTAAGCTCATTTACACTGATGTTTGAGAAACAACCTTACAGGATTTACAACAAGATGTAGTACTGCAAGTTAACCCTTTGATACCAGGAtgccataatatatacatagcatgTCCACTGtcatttagtttattaattttgcaTATACACAGATGGCTGCACTACAgtatagtcaccaaggagtcagttgctGGTTCTACttgatctcacctgtttacccttgtccttgatttttggaattgtgtttacttttactttctctctgttgatggtaacattatgataatcccatagttaataaaaatagtaatgatagcagcaatgatgttaatagcattagaagaaataaaagaatgttcCAAAACCTTAAGGAATGGGGATATCAGGGGAGTTCAGTGAGTaagcacttgtgaagccatctgtgtgcaaaataattccaaaaatagatagatatatttctgAAATGTTTTTTCCAAAGATGGCAGTTCAGGTGTGCGGCGCGAGGCAGTGCCCGTCCCTCCTACTATGGCAGCGTCGATGGTCCTAGGAAGGATGCAGGAGCTCCAGGGTGGGACAGAGAACCCCTTGCAGGAGGAAGATCTGCGAAGCGACGGCGCCACGGGAACCTGCGGAACGAGCCTGGAGGAGTGCGTCATCTGCCTGGAGAGACGACCTGACGTGATCCTCCCCTGCGCCCACGCCTACTGCCTCCCCTGCATCGAGCAATGGTGGGAATATGCTAGCCCCTCCTCTCAAGAATGTACTTCCAGCAGTGTTGTGTACTCCATGTAAGAGAGAGAATGTCGATTTGCAGGGTGCTTTCGAACCCTCATATCTTCTGCTGAAAAAGCTTTGCTTGCTTGCCTTGCACACACTaagcctctctctttatccaatcTTGCACTTGGTCCCCTTGTATTGGCACTTGTGGTAAATCATGGAAGACTCTTTGGGGTTATTTGTACTGAGCTTaggaatattatttttgtttacttgtttttctctATAATTTGCTTCTTTTAAGATGATTTTCTTATTTGA
The nucleotide sequence above comes from Penaeus chinensis breed Huanghai No. 1 chromosome 3, ASM1920278v2, whole genome shotgun sequence. Encoded proteins:
- the LOC125038263 gene encoding RING finger protein 141-like isoform X1, which produces MEDSQEERVHDEEEWHVEAMAVIQDVKDCVSLISISSLPSSNTTIFFNLTTRENNFYCIELTASGFSKMGQGNSNPLRENLESLHNQLMRQAGADYDIATTTTLTYDHFLGYITQLNQICREYKDSEGHVLVFAVKKGTDSTIFWKATVRIACVKLNTSTNKVLSYRLLNIRQFLQVFRRITYECTGGSLGGVEGMLGVDSADGSSGVRREAVPVPPTMAASMVLGRMQELQGGTENPLQEEDLRSDGATGTCGTSLEECVICLERRPDVILPCAHAYCLPCIEQWWEYASPSSQECTSSSVVYSMSVVDKTCPVCRESLKSTDDTWVLSEVPDDDQVNEEIRRTLIGLAGDKAQSPM
- the LOC125038263 gene encoding RING finger protein 141-like isoform X3, with translation MGQGNSNPLRENLESLHNQLMRQAGADYDIATTTTLTYDHFLGYITQLNQICREYKDSEGHVLVFAVKKGTDSTIFWKATVRIACVKLNTSTNKVLSYRLLNIRQFLQVFRRITYECTGGSLGGVEGMLGVDSADGSSGVRREAVPVPPTMAASMVLGRMQELQGGTENPLQEEDLRSDGATGTCGTSLEECVICLERRPDVILPCAHAYCLPCIEQWWEYASPSSQECTSSSVVYSMSVVDKTCPVCRESLKSTDDTWVLSEVPDDDQVNEEIRRTLIGLAGDKAQSPM